The nucleotide sequence attgggccggctagaagaggagttgaatagccctgcacaaaataaAACAGAAAATACCCTTCTTGGActtaaataaacacttgcataaataaaattagaataaacaaAAACATAggctcaagggatttacttggttacaactggggaggttgttaatccaaggaagtgaagcgcactaaatactccttcaggcagagaaacctcttacagcagtgaaagcacagaaacatgaagctaaactaacaaacggaagcgcacaagtgttgtaaatGAAATTGCTTGTTGATTATAGCTTCTTGGAcaaatgctatatttatagccttggtcaaggcgcctggaagggttccaggcgcctggagggggataaaactttatcccctccgTAACGGATCGAGGTCAAACGTGATATGGATAGaattgggttccgggcgcccggagccttaAAATCAACACGATTGACTTTTTCAATCCGGACCCTCTGCTCTGGTTTTGCTTGCCCCGGTccagatcttccgctccggctccattcgcttgggtgatctcggccatccagaataggactcatccgaacccaatttccggccttctcgagcaaccttccactccggcatcttgtccctcggaaacgtcgcacgcctccttctcgtctgcccacgtactcttccgtagcacctcgtctctcagacgcatcgagcctgtcggctctctcccgtgacgtctttctctctagctgcgtcttttgcttgacttcttgaactcctaagctcctgaacacttagacataaggttaaaacaccacggGACTtatcttaacttgtttgatcatatcaaaacaaccttagggttccaacataaTGCACATTTTGTCTCATTTAAATGtatatatttcatattttcatctCTTTATATTCATTTTAATATTTTCCTAATTCGGAGAACTGCTCTTAGTTATTTCTTTTGATAGGGTGCAAAAAGAAGCAAAAATGGAGCTTAAAGCCTAACTTCCAAGGGCAACCCATCTGCCACGGGGTCATGCTAGCCGGCACGAGCCATCGCCAATTTAAAGATCAAGTCTTTGGAGTTTCCAAGCCTACCATAGGGGGTTGTGTCATCCGGCATGAGCCATAGCCAATCTAGTCAGATTTCCTTAACCCTCCACAAGCGCCATGCTAACTGGAACGGGTCATGTTGCCACTCGACTGGAGTTCTCGAGCTTGCCATGGGAGGTCATGGCAGCCAACACTAGCCCGTAGTGGGCACTTGTAATTCACATATAAAATGTGGATTTCATATCTATAGAAGGGGATCTCAATTTGGAGTCGCCTAAGGGACCACAGTCCTTTGTCAAAGTATCAAATTTATATTCCTCAAGATTCTCTTCAAATGGCTTCATTTTTAGTATTGTCATCCTCCTCCTTGCTCACCTTAGGTTCCTCCAAAGATTCACTAATCCTCGAAATGATGGCATCAAAATATTCAAAAGGATCGATCTCAGGTTGATTTGAGAATCTGTCTGGAGCCTTCGAAGAGGAACTAGCATCCAGTAAAGTTTGAATTTTCAACATCTCAGTAtagttaaatgagttatcagACATACCTTCCATCAGACTGATTATGTATACGTAGATTCGATGTTGTTGCGTAAACTCTTTGTTAAGTTTTTAAGTTGTGATGAGGTTCTCTAGTAAAGTTTCCAAGATGGATTTTAGTGCATGTTGGAATCCAGATGATGTTGCATTGTTGTTCTCTTGATTGCTCTGTGGATAGAAGATGTCATCCACTTGTTCAAGTCATGAAGGTGTAAAAATTATTGGTTGCGTGTTCTATTGCACTACAAATTTCTCAATAATCGTTAACAAAGTTCACAACATTAGATTCATAAAATCTTTGAGTTAGAATTTCCATCTTTGGGTACTAGAAATTTGTtcacatgaaaaagaaaaaaaaaggcaataaaaggttaaaaaataaataaaagaaaatcaaaaaacaacaagaaaaaaaaaagaaatctagaTTAACCAAATCGCAATGGAACTAATATCAATTTGAAATAGTCCTCGATAACAATGTCAAAAACTTGATGTGTACAAACTATAAGTGTATCATTGTCCTCAAGTAATAAAATACCATCCATTGGGGCTATTAAATTGAATATTGATTCGAATTGTGAAGTAGGCTATCTAAATAAGTCAAAATTGAGAAAATTGTGTCATAAAGAAAACAAACTAAGAAAGCAAGAAGAGTTGTGGGTAATATCGATTTTATGAAGAAATTCTAGGACTTTGGTTTTGCTATCATGATCATTGACACTCTAAATATAATTTACTATTTTAACTCAGTGTTGAAATGCATGAAAGTGGTCCATCTTGAGGTACCCAATATGTTCTCTCGAATAATACCGATGTACCTACCCAATTGCAGTGTCTACTTTTAAGGTAACATTACTAAAACAATGGCTTTCTCAGGGAGGCATATATCATAATACTTCACGATCCTCTAGGTGTTATCCCTTACTTTATGATATCGAATTGGGGTAAACTCATTAAACTCCGTGATAGCCAATGCTGCCATCGAGAGATTTTTGACTACTTTCATGAACAAACCCTCAAGTTTCGATTTTTGTGGGTTAGAGAATTAGGTTCACCTCTCGGTCCTTCCCCATATCCCTGTAGTATGAAAACACATGCTAGTATCAAGTCATGTATGCATAATAAAGTCAGATGATGAATTGATACATCATGCAACAAAAAGAGagaaactaatagaaaatgaatatTCACGAAAGTTTAATAATGACTTCTTCAACATTCATCTCATCCACTTGTGTTTCAAGTAATTTTTGAAATTCTTCTAGATGAGTAGCAATTTTTTAATAATACCTAAAGATCTCACTAAACATTGTGCCATCATAATGACTTTTATGCAAGATTACTTGAAGCTCCTAAATTTGAATGATCACAATTCTAGAGTCCACCATTTTGTAATTAGAGAATTGACTAACAATGAATTTCTTGGCCCCTCTTGTCCtagattttggatttttgttatATTGTATAGCAAATTGACAAGGTTATGTAGGATGTAATTCAAGCATTAAAAACTCAAAGTTGTCCTATGCTTCTATAATACTAAGGACTTATTCATCAATTTCATCCTCTAACAATTTTGGAGTTTCCTTTGTCAAAATTTGAGTGAGATTCAACATGATTAGATAAAATAATATCTTTTGCCACAGTTTAAAGTTTAAGCTATTGAACTTTTCTAATTTCTTCCTATGGTTCTTGGATCATCACAGTCAAGGCATAAGGGATTTGTGTGTGTTAAGTGATTAAGATTGACTAAGTTTAAGTTTGGCTTGAGttggattttgatatttgaccaatatgttTAATGGTAGAATTAGACATCAAGTGAAAAGAGAGTTTGTtgaaaagggagattgttggtacaattaacCTCGGATTAAGGTTAACCAAGATTGGCTTTGATATGGATGGTTGAGTgaaaagtcaagtatgtcaagattgaccagatacttgatagTAGAGAAGTCCACGTGGCCcatggttgatcggacacttgataGTTGGAAGTCCAATGAGGAGTTGAAATATGGGatgaaatccaagtgggtcaaagttaaTCATACATTTGGTAATGGTGGGTTAagattgattggacacttggtaaTCGTGAAGTTCAAGTCGATcacgattgatcggatacttgacatatgatggaagtcctaacaggtcatgGAAGAGGACCAAATATCAGGCGTAAGATAGAAAATATAAACAAGTCAAGATGTACCAAATATTTAGCAATAAAGAAGTTCTAACATGTTAAGGTTGACCATATTTTAGAGATGAGACAAGAAATCTTAGCATGTCAAGGGTGACCTGATGTTAAGTAATGGTGAAGTCTCACAGGTTAAGGGTGACTTGATATTAGACAATGATGAAGTCACGACAAGTTAAGAGTGCCTGAATGCTAAGTAACAATAAAGTTTTGACaaatcaaggttgattggatactagACAGCTGTGAAGTCTTGATAGGTGAAGGTTGATCGATTATCAGGTAAAGGAAGTCTTGATCGGTTGAGGTTGACCAAATACTAGATAAAGTTTGAATTCGATATTGATAAGGCTGAAATAAAGGTATCAGTCGATTGCTATAACATAACAATTGACTGATGAACTCCTAAACCCTTGAGTTCAAGATTTGAGAAGGTTTAAGGAGGTTTGTAATATATTAGTCAACTGTTGAGTATGATCAATTGACTAATAATAATGTTGTAGCAAACAAAAAGTTTATGAGGCAGTTTGAGAATTCAACTTTGTTGCAATAGTCGACTGATAGGATATAACAATTAATTGTTGTGGTCAATACTATGCTAGAAGAACTATTCTACCGTGCAACATTCAAATTCTAGAAGAACAATTGTCATTATCACAATCGATTGATAGTGACAAATAGTCGACTATTAGGTGGTTTCTAATTACGACTTAAAgcttataaaagagaattttatagAGGATTTCCAATGCATTCTAGGGGAGAGTGTTACTGCATTCCAAACCTTCAAGAGACATTTCAAAAGCAATCAACATCGACCAAAACAAAGATTTTGTATGTAAATTAGTTATTTACATTGTAATTATTTTCATCTTTTATCTTTgtattttacttgtatttgtttGTGAGAATGGGTGCTTGTAAGAGGTTTTTTCGCCTCAAAAAAGTATCCACAAAGAGAAAGTATAGTAGTGTTAATGCTAGAAAGCTAAGCTATGAAGTGGAAATTTGGGTTCTGAACCATGTAAAAGATGAAATTGATTTGTGTGTTAGTGTtttgttttgtgtttgtttcatttattttattaacATTTTTTAGACTATCACACGATCAAGCCCTGTTCACTACTTCTAGCTAGGGGTGcaaatgaatataatttttatttattcatgTAAATATTGATAAGGTAAATATtaggtaaaattttaaattttggaagtttatttttaaaatcaaaataagtaatATTCCTAAAATCTAAATCCAATTCTTAAATCCTAACCTTTAGATTTCAGCCGGTCCTAATTTCAAACTAAAAATCCTATCTATCATCTCAACTCTCAAGTCTGAACGCTCAAACCTTTCAACTCTCAACTTTCACCCTCAATCATCACAGCCTACTCAGTTGTTAATGTCGCCCTACTCAATTAGAGTCAGCCCTCAATCCTTAGTCATTGTACTCAATCGTTACTCCCTTCTCCGTCGCCCTCAGCTTgattatatgaatattattttgattcagtCGTTGGAAAAGGTTGGGTAGTCTCAattacattattattattattattattattattattattattatttaattctcTGCCAAtgttgatttattatttttttcatctaCAATCCGTCTTGAGTAACCATTTGCGTGCATTTTTTGTTTTGTGAGTTTACAGTAAAATTGGCTCAAGTTATGACTCAGCTCGAGTTAAAGCTTGAgctcaaaattttgattttaattcgaACTTTTCAAGTTGAACTCAAGCTGAACTCGACCTCAAATTTACAAGCTCAATTaaactcgagctcgaatcgagttAGCATAAAATGAGTCGAGCCGAGTTTGAACCAGCCTTGGCTCAATTGTCAACACTTTCGAACACGTTATTGAACACTTTCAGAAATATTTTAAGATCATAGCAAATATATAAAAACCACCCTAACAATTAAACTCCTCTAACAATTAAGTACAGATTAAATATGGTGAACTAAATTTTGTACCTGAAGACTAGCATGAAAGTATGAGCTCTTGTAATAATCATTATCATATATTTTTGTCCTAATTACAtgtaattaatcatttaatcgaatGATTGTTATTATCATGTCATATATGTTTATCTCAAAGCACTTTTTATACCtcaaaaatagattaaaaaaatgaATTTGCTGAGAATTACTAAAATTCAGTGTTTCTTTGTTACAACAAGTTTGGCTTCGATCAACCTAATAAACATTATTTCTTCCGGCCAACCAACGAGGAAGGGTCGCCGGAGAAGAGTTCGTCGATGTAATTCTCAAGCTCCTCCGGCCCGAACTTGATGTACTTCTCCGTCTGCCTCCCCGGGTCCAGGTACTGCGCGAACCTCCCAAGGAACGACCGGTACGCCGGCACCACCACCGCCGACACCGACACCCTCAGCTCCGACTGCAGCTGCTCGTCGCTGACCACCCACAGGCACTGCGCCTTGTGGATCTCCTCAAACATGGAATTGAAGCTCTTGAACCGATCCTTCAGCGCCGGTTTCGCCACCCCGCTTCCCCCCTTCCCCTGCAGCCCCTCGTCCTTGAGGCACCCCAGCACCCTCGACCACGTCTCCCGCTGGTAGTTCTTGTGGTACTGCCGCAACTCCGTCGATCTCTTCCGGCTCCACACGTCCCCCAGAAGCTTGTGGACCTCCGACGACGCCTTTATCTTCTGCATGATGTACCGGCCGTTGTTCATCAGGAAGATGCTGCTCAGCGCCGGGTCCTTGTACAGAATCGACTTCCCCTCCAGGTTCGCGTGCAGCATCTCCATCACCTCCATCAATTGGCTCACGAACTGGTTGTCGTTGTTGTTACCGCCATTCTTCTGCTCCCTGAAGATGTTCTCCATCGTGCCCCTGTACTCGCACGCGTCCTTCAGATAGTCCATCAAGTACCGGGTGAGCGGGTGGACGGCGCCACCCGGCACCGGCGTCTTCGCGGCGTCGTTCTTGATCGAGTTCTCCAGCTCGGAGAAGATGGCCACGGCCGCCTCTGCGAGTCGGGCGCTCAACGACGCGATCTCTGTCTCGAGATCGTCCAACGCAGACGACGGCTCCGCCTCGCTGTGTTCCTCCGACGCCCTTGATCGCAAGAGCGCGTGGATCTTGGGCTGCGTGTCGCGTAGAGTCTCGTACACGTCGAGCACCTTGAAGAGCTTCTCCGCGGAGCGTTTGGTCATGGAGACGGCCTCCGCGAAGGTGAGCAGCGGGATGGTGGCGCCGCGGACGAGGTCATAGAAGATGGTTTGGGCGATGGGTTCTTGGCCGGCGAGGACGGAGAAACAGAGATCCCGCTCACGGGGGAACACGACTTCCACGGATTGCCGGAACACTCGGATCCACGTGGCGATCTCTCTCTCCAGCGAGTCCCACGGCAGCCGCACCACGTCGTCGATGCTGAGCATCTCGTAGCCGAGGCTGGACAGGCCAGCGTCGAAGGCGTTCCGGCGCGCCACCGCGATCACCTGGCAGCACTCCGTATCGTACCCGGCGTTGAACATGGATCCCACCATGCGGCACAGCCTCTCGAACATCTCCGGCGCGAGGTGGAAGGAGTTGGACTCCGGCGAGGGAAGGGCGCAGCACCGGTCCGCCGAGTCGGAGTTGCGGTCGAAGGAGGGCGGACGCTTGCTCTTGGATCGGGTGCTGTTCGGGTCGACCTTGAATTTAGGATCTTGATCGAGGAGGATATACAGCTCGTCCTCGAGGAAGCACATCGCCCTGTGGACGACGCAGCCGGCGCGGCTCATCGCCCGTTTGCGCTCTGTTTTCGCCGATGGGAAATCCCCCGCTACCGACGTCAGCTTGACCAAGCGATCGACGATGTTGAAAAGGCTGAGGTCGCCATTCTCGAGGGACGCCAATATCCCGAACTCGCCGGACTCATGCTTCTCCACCGTCTCCTCCGCGAGGTCAAGAAACTTCTTGACGGCGGATTGAGGGAACACCAACGGCGCCTCCGGCGACTCTTCGACAACTCTGCCAGCAAAATCATCTATTTCGGCGCACAGGGAAGCGACACCgccgtcctcctcctcctcctcttcctcctcctcctcattaaCCTCTTCACCTTTTTCCTCTATCGACTTGACCTTGTCGTGTTGCAATCTCGCCTTATCCTTCTCGTACTTGTCAAGCTTGAAGTTTGCTAACGAAAGTCTGCGATCGACTTTGCGTACAATTTCGAGGCCAAATTGTTGAGGGAACGATTGAAGTCTCTCCATGAAAGGCGTCTCGAGCTGAGGTTGTCGTCAACGGTAACTTCTTATCATGCCGAGGAAGACAAAAGAGATGAATCGTTATCGTCAATGGTTAGGAGAGATGCAAGGGCCCAAAATGGAGAGGAAAATGGCTCAAGGGatgggagagaggaagagggtggAGGAAACTTCGGAGGTCGGCATGGTTGACTCAGTTTAGGAGTTGGAATCACGTAGTCATTTCACTGCTATTATTTCCTTCCTtctaaacacctacaacagcaacATGCACCCACGTAAAGGTCAGAGGTACGCTGACTGTAGAATGTCAACGCTGGTATCGAATAGGAGAGGATTTTTTAAACACATATCATTACCTGGAAAACTTAGCGACCGAAAAGTATAATTAGGGGCTGTTTATCTGGGGGGTTTGGAATAGGAATGGAATTAAACTTGTGCTTGATTTGGAGAAATGAAGGTGGGATCCACGGATTCATTCCTCTAAATAAAGGAATGAGTCATTCCCGAGTAATATGAGGGATATGAGTATTATTCTCATTTCATTAATATTTGCAATCATTCCCATATTCTTTCCCATTCCCTTACCCGAACCAAGCGCCCCCTTAGAAGAACATATATAATCTAATTTTATCAATCGATTTTAATCGgttgataaatataaaaaactCGGAATGATATTAAATAAGATCATATATATTCAGGGGTTGTTTGTTTCGGATAAGCGAATGAGATAGGTAATAGGAATGATtgtatataataataaaatgggAAATCAAGCACCAAATTTCATTTCATTCCCATTCCAAATCCTCCAAACAAGCAACCCCTGacaatttaattatatttatatctttaaacatcaatttgatacaTTATATTAAGATTAACAAACTTTTATatatgaattatatttttttaaatgtattCGTGCTAAAAAAATTActattctcattatattttctattgaattttgagtcaaataaaaatatatttgtttGATAGATAAATTTACCATCATAGTCGATCGAGTTAAATCAACCTAATTTAGTTAACTGATCTAAATATGACTCAATTAAAGTAATTCGAGTCAACTAGAGTCTAGAGATAGTATTTGTTGGCATATAAGCTTGTAAGTCATTTGAGTTGGCTGAATTATGTTGAGCGAACTAAGCAAGTGTTGAGGAAACTAGTAGTTATAAAGTAAGGCTTCTATAATTTGTGTTTCAATCGAATAAAATAGTTGTGTGTAGCTTTTTGGTTTGAAAGTTATAAAAAGAGGCGTAATTAAAGAgaccttgaaaaaaaaaaatctacgttTTAAAAATCTAATTCTTCTAATTTTTTATAGTCCTTGGGTGCTCTGAAGCATGAGACAGGATAGAATTGGCCAGCGTGAAATAGAATCATTATCATAGGACAAGGTTTCAGATTTTGACAAAATTAAAGGAACAAAAACTCTTTTCATATTGATCAACCATAATTTATCAATTTATCTCTtcatatataattataaaatcgATTATCAACCTCCTCCGTATTAACCCTGAGACAAATTGATAGGGGTGCTAGAAGCGAGtgtattcatcttttgccaccaTAAAATCGATTATTTAGGTCCTCTCGGGGTGGTACGATGGTTAAGACATAGAGTGTTGCCACATGAGATTTTGGGATCAAAACTCTATGTGTCCGAGCATATCTCCCCCATGTCTTACCACTTATACTAATAAATAGTAGTCATCCGTAATTTATCTTCTCTGTGTTGACCTAGAAATAGATTGATCGAAATATCGAGACGAGAAAACACTTAGAACATCCATAGTGTGAGTTGACAACTTTAAAAAATCTTCCTCCCATAGTGTAGTGGAGGTAGGTTTTTCCTCCCTCCCATAGTCGCTTCTtcaccttttattttattttgtttttattaaaatattcttttaatattTACTAAAAAGCAAATAATGACTTCTTcacttttttaattaatataattttttttatttaaatataaaactaGAGGTGTTTTTTAATTAGGAGAGAGATATATATAAGGTGGAAGTAAAAAATTATAAAGAAGCTCTAAAAACTTCAATGACTATGAATGCACTTATGTTTACATAGACTTCAAGTCTTTTAAATTGATCATTTCAGCAAAATGTtgcatatttaaattattatacttATCAAATAGAAGCCTTTGTGTGAATTTTctcaatctttaaaaaaaatgttttgtgtttaatgaaaattttaaagtgATTAATTTAAAA is from Zingiber officinale cultivar Zhangliang chromosome 7B, Zo_v1.1, whole genome shotgun sequence and encodes:
- the LOC122004676 gene encoding exocyst complex component EXO70B1-like, which codes for MERLQSFPQQFGLEIVRKVDRRLSLANFKLDKYEKDKARLQHDKVKSIEEKGEEVNEEEEEEEEEEDGGVASLCAEIDDFAGRVVEESPEAPLVFPQSAVKKFLDLAEETVEKHESGEFGILASLENGDLSLFNIVDRLVKLTSVAGDFPSAKTERKRAMSRAGCVVHRAMCFLEDELYILLDQDPKFKVDPNSTRSKSKRPPSFDRNSDSADRCCALPSPESNSFHLAPEMFERLCRMVGSMFNAGYDTECCQVIAVARRNAFDAGLSSLGYEMLSIDDVVRLPWDSLEREIATWIRVFRQSVEVVFPRERDLCFSVLAGQEPIAQTIFYDLVRGATIPLLTFAEAVSMTKRSAEKLFKVLDVYETLRDTQPKIHALLRSRASEEHSEAEPSSALDDLETEIASLSARLAEAAVAIFSELENSIKNDAAKTPVPGGAVHPLTRYLMDYLKDACEYRGTMENIFREQKNGGNNNDNQFVSQLMEVMEMLHANLEGKSILYKDPALSSIFLMNNGRYIMQKIKASSEVHKLLGDVWSRKRSTELRQYHKNYQRETWSRVLGCLKDEGLQGKGGSGVAKPALKDRFKSFNSMFEEIHKAQCLWVVSDEQLQSELRVSVSAVVVPAYRSFLGRFAQYLDPGRQTEKYIKFGPEELENYIDELFSGDPSSLVGRKK